One Myxocyprinus asiaticus isolate MX2 ecotype Aquarium Trade chromosome 20, UBuf_Myxa_2, whole genome shotgun sequence genomic region harbors:
- the LOC127411309 gene encoding serine/threonine-protein kinase PLK4 isoform X2 → MSVSIGDKIEDFKVLTLLGKGSFACVYRAKSVNTGLEVAIKMIDKKAMHKAGMVQRVINEVEIQCRLKHPSVLELYNYFEDSNYVYLVLEMCHNGEMSRFLKERKKPFTEEEARHFMHQIVKGMLYLHTHGIMHRDLTLSNLLLTSSMNIKIADFGLATQIKLPSEKHFTMCGTPNYISPEVATRSAHGLESDVWSLGCMFYAFLTGRPPFDTDTVKHTLNKVVLGEYQMPTHISEEAQDLIQQLLQRNPALRPSLTAVLDHPFMTQTGPTASKDCGSSEGGSIDSGIATISTASNTTSNSSGSRLQRKARQVIGQPLPNRMAPIPSPSHHSTSSSFRSGQDWQLNSQDDLSRTGCGRVTLGADSGRPHSRYLRRAHSSDRSGAGFSHTRQEAELERCHSEEMLPGSGRLFPPTSSYREMPHSYSEHRRLPSPPVKQPANPGSSFSTSKLPTRPQISDSQTQPWFSNDGPFKRPADLSSHSSSGSFHTGQGPVGTQTSCSDKLGNLHSQQQPKLFPGPCRDNRLASGHESEPQFLGPPFSKGKANLEKEKACPKKSFPPLCAARLKPIRQKTKNAVVSILDTGEVCMELLKGHGAQERVKEVLRISCDGSMVTVYQPNEGKGFPVLDHPPSPPEDILICSYEDLPENYWKKYQYATKFVQLVKSKTPKVTLYTKFAKCMLMENSPNADLEVCFYDGAKTHKTSDQVRVVEKNGKSYTMKGDVGLSGLSPDCRLYIELSEEGHRMCLSLEAAITAEEQRSAKNTPFFPITIGRRLTNPAVPAPQPQCSSDLSPAAPAEVAQMISYTGSDFTTASMAKVSSPQLAKDERAINPGKVLKSIFVPNIGWASQLTSGEVWVQFNDGSQLMVQVGVSCITFTSPDGHITRYKENEKLPELVKEKLHCLSTILGLLASPSARH, encoded by the exons GACTTCAAAGTTCTCACTTTGCTGGGTAAAGGCTCTTTTGCATGTGTTTACAGAGCCAAATCTGTAAATACAGGCTTGGAAGTGGCCATCAAAATG ATTGACAAGAAGGCTATGCACAAAGCAGGCATGGTGCAGAGAGTCATTAATGAGGTGGAGATTCAGTGTCGGTTGAAGCACCCATCAGTTCTTGAG CTGTACAATTACTTTGAGGACAGTAATTATGTGTACTTGGTTCTGGAGATGTGTCACAATGGGGAAATGAGCCGCTTcctgaaagaaaggaagaaaccATTTACAGAGGAAGAGG CAAGGCACTTCATGCATCAGATTGTGAAGGGCATGCTGTACCTCCACACTCATGGAATCATGCACAGAGATCTGACCCTTTCCAACCTCCTGCTCACCAGCAGTATGAACATTAAAATCGCAGACTTCGGCCTGGCAACACAGATCAAGCTACCCAGTGAGAAGCACTTCACCATGTGCGGCACACCGAACTACATTTCTCCCGAAGTGGCCACACGCAGCGCTCACGGCCTTGAGTCTGATGTTTGGTCACTTGGCTGTATGTTTTACGCCTTCCTCACGGGCAGACCTCCCTTTGACACAGACACAGTGAAACACACCCTCAATAAGGTGGTGCTGGGAGAGTATCAGATGCCCACGCACATTTCGGAAGAAGCTCAGGATCTGATTCAGCAACTGTTGCAGAGGAACCCCGCCCTCAGGCCTAGCCTCACAGCTGTGCTAGACCACCCCTTTATGACCCAGACGGGGCCCACTGCAAGCAAAGACTGTGGGAGCAGTGAAGGAGGGTCTATAGACAGCGGTATAGCCACCATATCCACTGCATCCAACACCACCAGCAACAGCAGTGGCAGTCGGCTACAGAGGAAAGCCAGGCAGGTGATTGGACAGCCCTTACCCAATCGCATGGCACCCATCCCCAGCCCCTCCCATCATTCCACCAGCTCCAGTTTCAGGAGTGGGCAAGATTGGCAGCTGAATTCACAAGATGATTTATCCAGAACGGGCTGTGGGCGAGTTACCCTGGGTGCTGACAGTGGAAGGCCTCATTCTCGCTACCTGAGACGAGCTCATTCGTCAGATCGATCTGGCGCTGGGTTTAGCCACACTCGACAGGAGGCGGAGCTAGAGAGATGTCACTCAGAAGAGATGCTTCCAGGGTCTGGTCGGTTGTTCCCACCCACCTCCAGTTATAGAGAAATGCCTCATAGCTACTCCGAGCATAGGCGTCTCCCCTCTCCACCTGTCAAACAGCCTGCAAA tccAGGATCTTCTTTCTCTACATCAAAACTTCCTACGAGACCACAAATATCTGACTCTCAAACACAGCCTTGGTTCAGCAATGATG GACCTTTTAAGAGGCCAGCAGACCTGAGCAGTCACAGCAGCAGTGGGAGCTTTCACACCGGACAGGGGCCAGTAGGAACTCAAACCTCCTGCAGTGACAAACTCGGCAACCTTCACTCCCAGCAGCAACCCAAACTGTTCCCAGGGCCCTGCAGGGACAACAGGCTTGCATCAGGCCACGAATCAGAACCTCAGTTTTTGGGTCCACCCTTCTCCAAAGGCAAAGCAAACCTAGAGAAGGAAAAGGCATGCCCTAAGAAGAGCTTCCCACCGCTCTGTGCTGCCAGACTCAAGCCCATTAGACAAAAGACCAAAAACGCTGTA GTGAGTATCCTGGACACAGGAGAGGTGTGTATGGAGCTGCTGAAAGGACATGGAGCTCAGGAGAGAGTCAAAGAGGTGCTAAGGATCTCCTGTGATGGATCCATG GTTACAGTTTACCAGCCCAATGAAGGTAAAGGCTTCCCTGTGCTAGACCATCCACCCTCACCACCTGAAGACATTCTCATCTGCAGCTATGAGGATTTACCAG AAAACTACTGGAAGAAGTATCAGTATGCCACCAAATTTGTCCAGTTGGTGAAATCAAAGACCCCCAAAGTCACTTTGTACACAAAGTTTGCCAAGTGCATGTTGATGGAGAACTCTCCTAACGCAGACCTGGAGGTGTGCTTTTATGATG GTGCAAAAACCCATAAGACGAGTGATCAGGTACGTGTGGTGGAGAAGAATGGGAAGTCGTACACGATGAAGGGTGACGTTGGGCTGAGCGGACTGAGCCCTGACTGCAGACTCTACATAGAGCTTTCTGAGGAG GGTCACCGGATGTGTCTGTCTTTGGAAGCGGCCATCACTGCTGAAGAGCAGCGTAGCGCTAAAAACACTCCATTCTTTCCCATCACTATTGGCAG GAGACTCACTAATCCAGCTGTTCCAGCCCCTCAACCTCAGTGTTCCTCTGATTTGAGTCCAGCTGCACCTGCTGAGGTCGCTCAG ATGATTTCCTACACTGGATCTGACTTCACCACAGCTAGCATGGCTAAAGTCAGCTCACCCCAACTGGCCAAAGATGAACGCGCCATTAACCCAGGAAAGGTGCTCAAGTCCATCTTTGTGCCGAACATTGGCTGGGCCTCTCAG tTAACAAGTGGTGAGGTTTGGGTTCAGTTTAATGATGGATCCCAGCTGATGGTCCAAGTTGGCGTTTCTTGCATCACTTTTACGTCACCTGATGGACACATCACCAG GTATAAAGAGAATGAGAAGTTACCAGAGCTGGTCAAAGAGAAGTTGCATTGTCTCTCCACCATACTAGGGCTCTTGGCCAGCCCTTCCGCCAGACACTGA
- the LOC127411309 gene encoding serine/threonine-protein kinase PLK4 isoform X1 — protein sequence MSVSIGDKIEDFKVLTLLGKGSFACVYRAKSVNTGLEVAIKMIDKKAMHKAGMVQRVINEVEIQCRLKHPSVLELYNYFEDSNYVYLVLEMCHNGEMSRFLKERKKPFTEEEARHFMHQIVKGMLYLHTHGIMHRDLTLSNLLLTSSMNIKIADFGLATQIKLPSEKHFTMCGTPNYISPEVATRSAHGLESDVWSLGCMFYAFLTGRPPFDTDTVKHTLNKVVLGEYQMPTHISEEAQDLIQQLLQRNPALRPSLTAVLDHPFMTQTGPTASKDCGSSEGGSIDSGIATISTASNTTSNSSGSRLQRKARQVIGQPLPNRMAPIPSPSHHSTSSSFRSGQDWQLNSQDDLSRTGCGRVTLGADSGRPHSRYLRRAHSSDRSGAGFSHTRQEAELERCHSEEMLPGSGRLFPPTSSYREMPHSYSEHRRLPSPPVKQPANPGSSFSTSKLPTRPQISDSQTQPWFSNDGPFKRPADLSSHSSSGSFHTGQGPVGTQTSCSDKLGNLHSQQQPKLFPGPCRDNRLASGHESEPQFLGPPFSKGKANLEKEKACPKKSFPPLCAARLKPIRQKTKNAVVSILDTGEVCMELLKGHGAQERVKEVLRISCDGSMVTVYQPNEGKGFPVLDHPPSPPEDILICSYEDLPENYWKKYQYATKFVQLVKSKTPKVTLYTKFAKCMLMENSPNADLEVCFYDGAKTHKTSDQVRVVEKNGKSYTMKGDVGLSGLSPDCRLYIELSEEGHRMCLSLEAAITAEEQRSAKNTPFFPITIGRRLTNPAVPAPQPQCSSDLSPAAPAEVAQVSLSPPQPPHITPSMISYTGSDFTTASMAKVSSPQLAKDERAINPGKVLKSIFVPNIGWASQLTSGEVWVQFNDGSQLMVQVGVSCITFTSPDGHITRYKENEKLPELVKEKLHCLSTILGLLASPSARH from the exons GACTTCAAAGTTCTCACTTTGCTGGGTAAAGGCTCTTTTGCATGTGTTTACAGAGCCAAATCTGTAAATACAGGCTTGGAAGTGGCCATCAAAATG ATTGACAAGAAGGCTATGCACAAAGCAGGCATGGTGCAGAGAGTCATTAATGAGGTGGAGATTCAGTGTCGGTTGAAGCACCCATCAGTTCTTGAG CTGTACAATTACTTTGAGGACAGTAATTATGTGTACTTGGTTCTGGAGATGTGTCACAATGGGGAAATGAGCCGCTTcctgaaagaaaggaagaaaccATTTACAGAGGAAGAGG CAAGGCACTTCATGCATCAGATTGTGAAGGGCATGCTGTACCTCCACACTCATGGAATCATGCACAGAGATCTGACCCTTTCCAACCTCCTGCTCACCAGCAGTATGAACATTAAAATCGCAGACTTCGGCCTGGCAACACAGATCAAGCTACCCAGTGAGAAGCACTTCACCATGTGCGGCACACCGAACTACATTTCTCCCGAAGTGGCCACACGCAGCGCTCACGGCCTTGAGTCTGATGTTTGGTCACTTGGCTGTATGTTTTACGCCTTCCTCACGGGCAGACCTCCCTTTGACACAGACACAGTGAAACACACCCTCAATAAGGTGGTGCTGGGAGAGTATCAGATGCCCACGCACATTTCGGAAGAAGCTCAGGATCTGATTCAGCAACTGTTGCAGAGGAACCCCGCCCTCAGGCCTAGCCTCACAGCTGTGCTAGACCACCCCTTTATGACCCAGACGGGGCCCACTGCAAGCAAAGACTGTGGGAGCAGTGAAGGAGGGTCTATAGACAGCGGTATAGCCACCATATCCACTGCATCCAACACCACCAGCAACAGCAGTGGCAGTCGGCTACAGAGGAAAGCCAGGCAGGTGATTGGACAGCCCTTACCCAATCGCATGGCACCCATCCCCAGCCCCTCCCATCATTCCACCAGCTCCAGTTTCAGGAGTGGGCAAGATTGGCAGCTGAATTCACAAGATGATTTATCCAGAACGGGCTGTGGGCGAGTTACCCTGGGTGCTGACAGTGGAAGGCCTCATTCTCGCTACCTGAGACGAGCTCATTCGTCAGATCGATCTGGCGCTGGGTTTAGCCACACTCGACAGGAGGCGGAGCTAGAGAGATGTCACTCAGAAGAGATGCTTCCAGGGTCTGGTCGGTTGTTCCCACCCACCTCCAGTTATAGAGAAATGCCTCATAGCTACTCCGAGCATAGGCGTCTCCCCTCTCCACCTGTCAAACAGCCTGCAAA tccAGGATCTTCTTTCTCTACATCAAAACTTCCTACGAGACCACAAATATCTGACTCTCAAACACAGCCTTGGTTCAGCAATGATG GACCTTTTAAGAGGCCAGCAGACCTGAGCAGTCACAGCAGCAGTGGGAGCTTTCACACCGGACAGGGGCCAGTAGGAACTCAAACCTCCTGCAGTGACAAACTCGGCAACCTTCACTCCCAGCAGCAACCCAAACTGTTCCCAGGGCCCTGCAGGGACAACAGGCTTGCATCAGGCCACGAATCAGAACCTCAGTTTTTGGGTCCACCCTTCTCCAAAGGCAAAGCAAACCTAGAGAAGGAAAAGGCATGCCCTAAGAAGAGCTTCCCACCGCTCTGTGCTGCCAGACTCAAGCCCATTAGACAAAAGACCAAAAACGCTGTA GTGAGTATCCTGGACACAGGAGAGGTGTGTATGGAGCTGCTGAAAGGACATGGAGCTCAGGAGAGAGTCAAAGAGGTGCTAAGGATCTCCTGTGATGGATCCATG GTTACAGTTTACCAGCCCAATGAAGGTAAAGGCTTCCCTGTGCTAGACCATCCACCCTCACCACCTGAAGACATTCTCATCTGCAGCTATGAGGATTTACCAG AAAACTACTGGAAGAAGTATCAGTATGCCACCAAATTTGTCCAGTTGGTGAAATCAAAGACCCCCAAAGTCACTTTGTACACAAAGTTTGCCAAGTGCATGTTGATGGAGAACTCTCCTAACGCAGACCTGGAGGTGTGCTTTTATGATG GTGCAAAAACCCATAAGACGAGTGATCAGGTACGTGTGGTGGAGAAGAATGGGAAGTCGTACACGATGAAGGGTGACGTTGGGCTGAGCGGACTGAGCCCTGACTGCAGACTCTACATAGAGCTTTCTGAGGAG GGTCACCGGATGTGTCTGTCTTTGGAAGCGGCCATCACTGCTGAAGAGCAGCGTAGCGCTAAAAACACTCCATTCTTTCCCATCACTATTGGCAG GAGACTCACTAATCCAGCTGTTCCAGCCCCTCAACCTCAGTGTTCCTCTGATTTGAGTCCAGCTGCACCTGCTGAGGTCGCTCAGGTGAGCCTGAGTCCTCCACAGCCACCCCACATCACACCATCA ATGATTTCCTACACTGGATCTGACTTCACCACAGCTAGCATGGCTAAAGTCAGCTCACCCCAACTGGCCAAAGATGAACGCGCCATTAACCCAGGAAAGGTGCTCAAGTCCATCTTTGTGCCGAACATTGGCTGGGCCTCTCAG tTAACAAGTGGTGAGGTTTGGGTTCAGTTTAATGATGGATCCCAGCTGATGGTCCAAGTTGGCGTTTCTTGCATCACTTTTACGTCACCTGATGGACACATCACCAG GTATAAAGAGAATGAGAAGTTACCAGAGCTGGTCAAAGAGAAGTTGCATTGTCTCTCCACCATACTAGGGCTCTTGGCCAGCCCTTCCGCCAGACACTGA